From one Streptomyces sp. Q6 genomic stretch:
- a CDS encoding amidohydrolase, translated as MSRESEAEQPGEALPGSTLPGVLPEALRAELVAFRRDLHMHPELGNQEFRTTAALKTRLEKAGLVPRVLGIGTGLVCDIGVEGGGEWSGGPGMLALRADIDALPIPDTKADCAYRSTVPDRAHACGHDVHTTVVLGAGLVLAELHREGRLPRPVRLIFQPAEEVLPGGAPDAIECGVLDGVRKIVGVHCDPKVDAGRIGLRHGAITSACDRLEVTLDGPGEHTARPHLTTDLVVAAARVATDVPAVVARRVDARSGLAVTWGRLETGHACNVIPQHAELSGTVRCLDLDAWRAAPDLVHAAIQEIADLHRAKPVVNYIRGVPPVVNDPAVTDLLRDAMTARLGADSVEDTQQSLGGEDFSWYLEHVPGAMARLGVKTPGDRTSRDLHQGDFDADESAITVGVELFTAAALLDALD; from the coding sequence ATGTCCCGAGAGTCCGAGGCCGAACAGCCCGGGGAAGCCCTCCCCGGCAGCACCCTCCCCGGCGTGCTGCCCGAGGCCCTGCGCGCCGAACTCGTCGCCTTCCGCCGCGACTTGCACATGCACCCCGAGCTCGGCAACCAGGAGTTCCGCACCACCGCCGCGCTCAAGACCCGCCTGGAGAAGGCGGGTCTCGTGCCGCGCGTCCTCGGCATCGGCACGGGTCTCGTCTGTGACATCGGCGTCGAGGGCGGCGGCGAGTGGAGCGGCGGCCCCGGCATGCTCGCGCTGCGCGCCGACATCGACGCGCTGCCCATCCCGGACACCAAGGCCGACTGCGCGTACCGCTCCACCGTGCCCGACCGCGCGCACGCCTGCGGCCACGACGTGCACACCACCGTCGTGCTCGGCGCCGGTCTCGTCCTCGCCGAGCTGCACCGCGAGGGCCGACTCCCGCGGCCGGTCCGGCTGATCTTCCAGCCCGCCGAGGAGGTGCTGCCCGGCGGCGCGCCCGACGCGATCGAGTGCGGCGTGCTCGACGGCGTACGGAAGATCGTCGGCGTGCACTGCGACCCGAAGGTCGACGCGGGCAGGATCGGCCTGCGGCACGGCGCCATCACCTCGGCGTGCGACCGCCTGGAGGTCACCCTGGACGGGCCCGGCGAGCACACCGCCCGCCCGCACCTCACCACCGACCTGGTCGTCGCCGCGGCCAGGGTCGCCACGGACGTCCCGGCGGTCGTCGCCCGCCGCGTCGACGCCCGCTCCGGACTCGCCGTGACCTGGGGCCGCCTGGAGACGGGCCACGCGTGCAACGTGATCCCGCAGCACGCCGAACTCTCCGGCACCGTGCGCTGCCTGGACCTCGACGCCTGGCGCGCCGCCCCCGACCTGGTGCACGCCGCGATCCAGGAGATCGCCGACCTGCACCGCGCCAAGCCCGTCGTGAACTACATCCGCGGCGTCCCGCCCGTCGTCAACGACCCGGCGGTGACCGACCTGCTGCGCGACGCGATGACCGCCCGCCTCGGCGCCGACTCCGTCGAGGACACCCAGCAGAGCCTGGGCGGCGAGGACTTCTCCTGGTACCTGGAGCACGTGCCGGGCGCGATGGCCAGGCTCGGTGTGAAGACCCCCGGCGACCGGACGTCCCGCGACCTCCATCAGGGCGACTTCGACGCCGACGAGTCGGCGATCACGGTCGGCGTCGAGCTGTTCACGGCGGCCGCCCTCCTCGACGCGCTCGACTGA
- a CDS encoding BMP family ABC transporter substrate-binding protein, with translation MRRIPRFTQIAVGVTGLALAATACGGTSSDSNSGGDGKKENLGLAIAYDVGGKGDQSFNDSAYEGLEKAKAEFGYKTADQEPKDGESDDDKAQRLSNLAKAGYNPVIGIGYAYGPALEKVAKKYPKTTFGIVDSVVEGDNVASLVFAENESSYLAGVAAAKATKTDHVGFVGGVDNELINKFEAGFEQGVNDTKKGVDIEVQYLDEDPAKGFASPDLGEAAAKKQLEDGADVIYHAAGLSGQGVIKAAATQKKWVIGVDSDQYNQKTLAAYKDYILTSALKEVGGSVYALAKSVEDKKPLTGVQTFDLKVDGVGASESNPKFKTIAGLADAVAKAKQGIIDGSIKVDTKPKKK, from the coding sequence ATGCGTCGAATACCGCGGTTTACGCAGATCGCCGTCGGCGTCACCGGCCTGGCGCTCGCCGCCACCGCTTGTGGCGGAACCAGCAGTGACAGCAACTCGGGCGGTGACGGCAAGAAGGAGAACCTGGGCCTCGCGATCGCGTACGACGTCGGCGGCAAGGGCGACCAGTCGTTCAACGACTCCGCCTACGAGGGCCTGGAGAAGGCGAAGGCGGAGTTCGGCTACAAGACCGCCGACCAGGAGCCCAAGGACGGCGAGTCCGACGACGACAAGGCGCAGCGGCTCTCGAACCTCGCCAAGGCGGGCTACAACCCGGTCATCGGCATCGGCTACGCCTACGGCCCGGCGCTGGAGAAGGTCGCGAAGAAGTACCCGAAGACCACCTTCGGCATCGTCGACTCGGTCGTCGAGGGCGACAACGTCGCCTCCCTGGTCTTCGCCGAGAACGAGTCCTCGTACCTCGCCGGTGTCGCCGCGGCCAAGGCCACCAAGACCGACCACGTCGGTTTCGTCGGCGGCGTGGACAACGAACTGATCAACAAGTTCGAGGCCGGCTTCGAGCAGGGCGTCAACGACACCAAGAAGGGTGTCGACATCGAGGTCCAGTACCTCGACGAGGACCCGGCGAAGGGCTTCGCCAGCCCCGACCTCGGCGAGGCCGCCGCGAAGAAGCAGCTGGAGGACGGCGCCGACGTGATCTACCACGCGGCCGGCCTCTCCGGGCAGGGCGTGATCAAGGCCGCGGCGACGCAGAAGAAGTGGGTCATCGGCGTCGACTCCGACCAGTACAACCAGAAGACGCTGGCCGCGTACAAGGACTACATCCTCACCTCCGCGCTCAAGGAGGTCGGCGGCTCCGTCTACGCCCTGGCCAAGTCGGTCGAGGACAAGAAGCCGCTGACCGGTGTGCAGACCTTCGACCTGAAGGTCGACGGCGTCGGCGCCTCGGAGTCCAACCCGAAGTTCAAGACCATCGCCGGTCTCGCCGACGCGGTCGCCAAGGCCAAGCAGGGGATCATCGACGGTTCGATCAAGGTCGACACCAAGCCGAAGAAGAAGTAG
- a CDS encoding BMP family ABC transporter substrate-binding protein: protein MRRVSRIAVAGTATASLALALSACGGTSSDASSSAGGKDKGLAIAYDVGGKGDQSFNDAAYEGLQKAKSEFGYEVADQEPKDGESDDDKAARLINLAKMGYNPVVGIGYSYAPAVEQAAKKYPKTTFGIVDDASVTGKNIADLVFQENEVSYLAGVTAAMKTKSNTVGFVGGVDNALINKFEAGFVKGVKDTKKNVEVKVQYLDEDPAKGFASPDLGKAAAEKQLEDGADVVYHAAGLSGQGVIEAAAAAKKYAIGVDSDQYAQKALASYKKYIITSATKGVAESIYKLAKSVEDGKAETGVITGDLKSGEVALADSNPEFKNDAKLQAALKKAEAGIVDGSIQVPVK, encoded by the coding sequence ATGCGCCGGGTTTCCCGCATAGCGGTCGCAGGCACCGCCACCGCCTCGCTCGCCCTCGCCCTGTCCGCCTGTGGCGGCACGTCGTCGGACGCCTCGTCGTCCGCCGGCGGCAAGGACAAGGGCCTCGCCATCGCGTACGACGTCGGCGGCAAGGGTGACCAGTCGTTCAACGACGCCGCCTACGAGGGCCTCCAGAAGGCCAAGAGCGAGTTCGGCTACGAGGTCGCCGACCAGGAGCCGAAGGACGGCGAGTCCGACGACGACAAGGCGGCCCGCCTGATCAACCTGGCGAAGATGGGCTACAACCCGGTCGTCGGCATCGGCTACTCCTACGCCCCGGCCGTCGAGCAGGCCGCGAAGAAGTACCCGAAGACCACCTTCGGCATCGTCGACGACGCCTCGGTCACCGGCAAGAACATCGCCGACCTGGTCTTCCAGGAGAACGAGGTCTCGTACCTGGCCGGCGTCACCGCCGCCATGAAGACCAAGTCGAACACCGTCGGCTTCGTGGGCGGCGTGGACAACGCGCTGATCAACAAGTTCGAGGCCGGCTTCGTCAAGGGCGTCAAGGACACGAAGAAGAACGTCGAGGTCAAGGTCCAGTACCTGGACGAGGACCCGGCCAAGGGCTTCGCCTCCCCGGACCTCGGCAAGGCCGCCGCCGAGAAGCAGCTGGAGGACGGCGCCGACGTGGTCTACCACGCCGCGGGCCTCTCCGGTCAGGGCGTGATCGAGGCCGCCGCCGCCGCGAAGAAGTACGCGATCGGCGTCGACTCCGACCAGTACGCGCAGAAGGCCCTTGCCTCGTACAAGAAGTACATCATCACCTCCGCGACCAAGGGCGTCGCCGAGTCGATCTACAAGCTGGCCAAGTCCGTCGAGGACGGCAAGGCGGAGACCGGTGTCATCACCGGCGACCTGAAGTCCGGTGAGGTCGCCCTCGCCGACTCCAACCCGGAGTTCAAGAACGACGCCAAGCTCCAGGCGGCGCTCAAGAAGGCCGAAGCGGGCATCGTCGACGGCTCCATCCAGGTGCCGGTCAAGTAA
- a CDS encoding ABC transporter ATP-binding protein, producing the protein MATSSSPPAAVAVELKGITKRFPGVVANHDICLTVTKGTVHALVGENGAGKSTLMKILYGMQKPDEGTIAIDGEQVSYSSPADAIARGIGMVHQHFMLADNLTVLENVVLGSEKLYGIGAKARRKILEISERYGLGVRPDVLVEDLGVADRQRVEILKVLYRGATTLILDEPTAVLVPQEVDALFDNLRELKAEGLCVIFISHKLGEVLSVADEITVIRRGTTVGTAVPAETTPKQLAELMVGSELPTPETAESTVTDRPVVEVEDLRLAAPGGGKPLLDGVTFTIHAGEVLGLAGVEGNGQTELIEALIGLEQADSGVIKLLGDDVTGWATRKRRESGVGYIPEDRHRHGLLLDAPLWENRILGHVTERPNSKGFWLDPKSAQADTERIVKEYDVRTPGIDVTAASLSGGNQQKLIVGREMSHAPKFLIAAHPTRGVDVGAQAQIWDQIREARREGLAVLLISADLDELIGLSDTLRVIYDGRLVADADPASITPEELGSAMTGAASGHLEHTEDGA; encoded by the coding sequence ATCGCCACGTCAAGCTCCCCGCCGGCCGCCGTAGCCGTAGAACTCAAGGGCATCACCAAGCGCTTCCCCGGTGTCGTCGCCAACCACGACATCTGCCTCACCGTGACCAAGGGCACCGTGCACGCCCTCGTCGGTGAGAACGGCGCGGGCAAGTCCACCCTGATGAAGATCCTCTACGGCATGCAGAAGCCGGACGAGGGCACCATCGCCATCGACGGCGAGCAGGTCTCGTACTCCTCGCCCGCCGACGCGATCGCCCGCGGCATCGGCATGGTCCACCAGCACTTCATGCTCGCGGACAACCTCACCGTCCTGGAGAACGTCGTCCTCGGCAGCGAGAAGCTGTACGGGATCGGCGCCAAGGCCCGCCGCAAGATCCTCGAGATATCCGAGCGCTACGGCCTCGGCGTGCGCCCGGACGTCCTCGTCGAGGACCTCGGCGTCGCCGACCGCCAGCGCGTCGAGATCCTCAAGGTCCTCTACCGCGGCGCGACCACCCTGATCCTCGACGAGCCGACCGCCGTGCTCGTCCCGCAGGAGGTCGACGCGCTCTTCGACAACCTGCGCGAGCTCAAGGCCGAGGGCCTGTGCGTCATCTTCATCTCGCACAAGCTCGGCGAAGTCCTCTCCGTGGCCGACGAGATCACCGTCATCCGGCGCGGCACCACGGTCGGCACGGCCGTCCCCGCCGAGACGACCCCCAAGCAGCTCGCCGAGCTCATGGTCGGCAGCGAACTGCCCACCCCCGAGACGGCGGAGTCCACCGTCACCGACCGCCCCGTGGTCGAGGTCGAGGACCTGCGCCTCGCGGCCCCCGGCGGCGGCAAGCCCCTGCTCGACGGCGTCACCTTCACCATCCACGCCGGTGAGGTGCTCGGCCTCGCGGGCGTCGAGGGCAACGGCCAGACCGAGCTCATCGAGGCGCTGATCGGCCTGGAGCAGGCGGACAGCGGCGTCATCAAGCTGCTCGGCGACGACGTCACCGGCTGGGCCACCCGCAAGCGCCGCGAGTCCGGCGTCGGCTACATCCCCGAGGACCGCCACCGCCACGGCCTGCTCCTCGACGCCCCGCTGTGGGAGAACCGCATCCTCGGTCACGTCACCGAGCGGCCCAACAGCAAGGGCTTCTGGCTCGACCCGAAGTCCGCGCAGGCCGACACCGAGCGGATCGTCAAGGAGTACGACGTCCGCACGCCCGGCATCGACGTCACCGCGGCCTCGCTCTCCGGCGGCAACCAGCAGAAGCTGATCGTCGGCCGCGAGATGAGCCACGCCCCCAAGTTCCTGATCGCCGCCCACCCCACCCGCGGTGTGGACGTCGGCGCGCAGGCCCAGATCTGGGACCAGATCCGCGAGGCCCGCCGCGAGGGTCTCGCCGTCCTGCTGATCTCGGCCGACCTCGACGAGCTGATCGGCCTCTCCGACACCCTCCGGGTCATCTACGACGGCCGCCTGGTCGCCGACGCCGATCCGGCCTCGATCACCCCGGAAGAGCTGGGATCCGCCATGACCGGTGCGGCCTCGGGCCACCTGGAGCACACGGAAGACGGTGCCTGA
- a CDS encoding ABC transporter permease gives MNTLKRWYDGNAERVLLAVAGPVIALVVAFALTAIVLVASGENPFDPFSIMFEQATFADVQVLIINDAAGLYIGALAVAIGFRMNLFNIGVEGQYRLAACVAAIVGAHIAFPAFLQIPLLMLSAAVTGAIWSGIAGVLKVTRGVSEVVSTIMLNSIAASVIAYLTLEDAFGVAVGNNRTTGEMDKAGWFPGINLGDAVGTIYGFVVVAAILGVVYWVMLNRTRFGFDLRASGASESAAAASGVSAKKMVLTAMLLSGAVAGLAGLPTLLGSTHTFSDSFPASLGFNAITVALLGRNSPAGMALASLLLSWLFNAADPLDLQGYSSEIATIMQGLIVIAVVVSYEAVRVWGTRRQQQRVGAELAAGHVLGTPDTHDKKQEVAA, from the coding sequence ATGAACACCCTCAAGCGCTGGTACGACGGGAACGCGGAGCGGGTCCTGCTCGCGGTGGCCGGGCCGGTCATCGCCCTGGTCGTGGCGTTCGCCCTGACCGCGATCGTCCTCGTGGCGTCAGGTGAGAACCCGTTCGACCCGTTCTCGATCATGTTCGAGCAGGCGACGTTCGCCGACGTCCAGGTGCTCATCATCAACGACGCCGCCGGTCTCTACATCGGCGCGCTCGCGGTGGCCATCGGCTTCCGGATGAACCTCTTCAACATCGGTGTCGAGGGCCAGTACCGGCTCGCCGCCTGTGTCGCCGCCATCGTCGGCGCGCACATCGCCTTCCCGGCGTTCCTCCAGATCCCGCTCCTGATGCTGTCGGCCGCCGTGACCGGCGCCATCTGGTCCGGCATCGCGGGCGTCCTCAAGGTGACCCGCGGCGTCAGCGAGGTCGTCTCCACGATCATGCTGAACTCGATCGCGGCCTCGGTCATCGCGTACCTCACCCTGGAGGACGCGTTCGGTGTCGCCGTCGGCAACAACCGCACCACCGGCGAGATGGACAAGGCCGGCTGGTTCCCGGGCATCAACCTGGGCGACGCGGTCGGCACGATCTACGGCTTCGTCGTCGTCGCCGCGATCCTCGGCGTCGTCTACTGGGTGATGCTGAACCGCACCCGCTTCGGCTTCGACCTGCGCGCCTCGGGCGCCTCGGAGTCCGCGGCCGCCGCGTCCGGTGTCTCCGCGAAGAAGATGGTCCTCACGGCCATGCTCCTGTCGGGCGCGGTCGCCGGTCTCGCCGGTCTGCCCACGCTGCTCGGCTCGACGCACACCTTCTCCGACTCCTTCCCGGCCTCGCTCGGCTTCAACGCCATCACCGTGGCGCTGCTGGGCCGCAACAGCCCGGCCGGCATGGCGCTCGCCTCCCTCCTGCTCTCCTGGCTGTTCAACGCGGCCGACCCGCTGGACCTCCAGGGCTACAGCTCCGAGATCGCCACGATCATGCAGGGCCTGATCGTCATCGCCGTCGTCGTCTCCTACGAGGCGGTCCGCGTCTGGGGCACCCGCCGCCAGCAGCAGCGCGTCGGTGCCGAACTCGCCGCGGGCCATGTTCTCGGCACCCCCGACACCCACGACAAGAAGCAGGAGGTGGCCGCCTGA
- a CDS encoding ABC transporter permease, which translates to MSTAPVLDKPAAAPAARRKVSLPVLLLIVSGLLCLVSAVRLITDADGLTSVSQMSTALQLAVPIGLAGLGGLWAERAGVVNIGLEGMLILGTWFGAWAGYQWGPWVGVIAALVGGALGGLVHALATVTFNVNHIVSGVAINILALGATRYLSVLMYDGMDGATSRQSPAVPSLGEFTVPGLADALADLNKQGYFLISDIAGLLGGVMTGVSWLTLIAVALIPLSWWILWRTAFGLRLRSCGENPVAAESLGVNVIKYKYLAVIISGALAGLGGAFLSMVSSNYYLEGQTGGRGYIGLAAMIFGNWMPGGLALGASLFGYSDTLKVRGGTENTHALLLLIAILALLAVAWLIWKKKYVGGAVTLAVSVLLFFWYASTDSVPSQVATAMPYVLTLLVLALSAQRLRMPKADGQPYRKGQGK; encoded by the coding sequence ATGAGTACGGCACCCGTCCTCGACAAGCCCGCCGCGGCCCCGGCCGCCCGGCGCAAGGTCAGTCTTCCCGTCCTGCTCCTGATCGTCTCCGGCCTGCTCTGCCTGGTCTCCGCCGTCCGTCTGATCACCGACGCCGACGGCCTGACCTCCGTCAGCCAGATGTCCACCGCGCTCCAGCTCGCCGTCCCGATCGGCCTCGCCGGTCTCGGCGGCCTGTGGGCGGAGCGCGCGGGCGTCGTCAACATCGGCCTCGAAGGCATGCTCATCCTCGGCACCTGGTTCGGCGCCTGGGCCGGCTACCAGTGGGGTCCGTGGGTCGGCGTCATCGCCGCGCTCGTCGGCGGCGCGCTCGGCGGCCTCGTGCACGCCCTCGCGACGGTCACCTTCAACGTCAACCACATCGTCTCCGGTGTGGCCATCAACATCCTGGCCCTCGGCGCCACCCGCTACCTCTCCGTCCTGATGTACGACGGCATGGACGGCGCCACCTCCCGCCAGTCCCCGGCGGTGCCGAGCCTCGGCGAGTTCACCGTCCCCGGGCTCGCCGACGCCCTCGCCGACCTCAACAAACAGGGCTACTTCCTGATCTCCGACATCGCGGGCCTGCTCGGTGGCGTGATGACGGGCGTCTCCTGGCTGACCCTGATCGCCGTCGCCCTGATCCCGCTGTCCTGGTGGATCCTGTGGCGCACGGCGTTCGGTCTGCGGCTGCGGTCCTGCGGCGAGAACCCGGTCGCGGCCGAGTCCCTCGGCGTCAACGTGATCAAGTACAAGTACCTGGCCGTGATCATCTCCGGTGCCCTCGCGGGCCTCGGTGGCGCGTTCCTGTCGATGGTCTCCTCCAACTACTACCTGGAGGGCCAGACCGGCGGCCGCGGCTACATCGGCCTCGCCGCGATGATCTTCGGCAACTGGATGCCCGGCGGACTCGCCCTGGGCGCGAGCCTGTTCGGCTACAGCGACACCCTCAAGGTCCGCGGCGGCACCGAGAACACCCACGCGCTGCTCCTGCTGATCGCGATCCTCGCGCTGCTCGCGGTGGCCTGGCTGATCTGGAAGAAGAAGTACGTCGGCGGCGCCGTCACGCTCGCCGTCTCCGTCCTGCTCTTCTTCTGGTACGCCTCCACCGACTCGGTGCCCAGCCAGGTCGCCACGGCCATGCCGTACGTCCTGACCCTGCTCGTTCTGGCACTCTCGGCCCAACGCCTGCGCATGCCGAAGGCGGACGGGCAGCCGTACCGGAAGGGACAGGGCAAGTGA
- a CDS encoding cytidine deaminase has product MTSEADWGALRDAAREAMSRAYAPYSGFPVGAAALVDDGRTVSGCNVENASYGLGLCAECGLVSQLTATGGGRLTHFTCVDGKGDLLMPCGRCRQLLYEFGGRELLLETASGVRTLGEMLPDAFGPEHLV; this is encoded by the coding sequence GTGACCTCGGAAGCCGACTGGGGGGCGCTGCGGGACGCGGCCCGCGAGGCCATGTCCCGCGCGTACGCCCCGTACTCGGGCTTCCCGGTCGGCGCGGCGGCCCTCGTCGACGACGGCCGCACGGTCTCCGGCTGCAACGTGGAGAACGCGTCGTACGGACTCGGCCTGTGCGCCGAGTGCGGTCTGGTCTCGCAGCTGACCGCCACCGGCGGCGGCCGCCTGACCCACTTCACGTGCGTGGACGGCAAGGGCGACCTCCTGATGCCGTGCGGCCGCTGCCGTCAGCTCCTCTACGAGTTCGGCGGCAGGGAGCTGCTCCTGGAGACGGCGTCGGGCGTACGGACGCTGGGTGAGATGCTGCCGGACGCCTTCGGCCCCGAGCACCTCGTCTGA
- a CDS encoding carboxymuconolactone decarboxylase family protein: protein MTELRIPKAELPAELRAGMIEQLGAVMEPAEVLWHNPRVAQDGLALGGQVAQWNEADASLKSYAHMAVAAQVGCSWCLDIGYFQAQNEKLDLTKASQVPQWRDSDVFEPLERDVMEYAEAMTNTPPTVTDEMYAGLLDRVGPAAMVELTTYIAFVNFSTRGNTAHGITSQGFSEACEIPLAAR, encoded by the coding sequence ATGACGGAACTCCGTATCCCCAAGGCCGAACTCCCCGCCGAACTGCGGGCCGGCATGATCGAGCAGCTCGGCGCGGTCATGGAGCCCGCCGAAGTGCTCTGGCACAACCCGCGCGTCGCCCAGGACGGCCTCGCGCTCGGTGGCCAGGTCGCCCAGTGGAACGAGGCCGACGCGAGCCTCAAGTCGTACGCGCACATGGCGGTGGCCGCGCAGGTCGGGTGCAGCTGGTGCCTCGACATCGGCTACTTCCAGGCGCAGAACGAGAAGCTCGATCTGACCAAGGCGAGCCAGGTCCCGCAGTGGCGCGACTCCGACGTCTTCGAGCCGCTGGAGCGGGACGTCATGGAGTACGCCGAGGCCATGACGAACACCCCGCCCACGGTCACCGACGAGATGTACGCGGGCCTGCTCGACCGGGTCGGCCCGGCCGCGATGGTCGAACTCACCACGTACATCGCCTTCGTCAACTTCTCGACCCGGGGCAACACGGCCCACGGCATCACCTCGCAGGGCTTCTCGGAGGCCTGCGAGATCCCGCTGGCCGCGCGGTAG
- a CDS encoding ester cyclase, which yields MSTDQAAANKALFARFHDAMNSGDAEVFAKAVDQLVAPDVLFHSPTPTGTTGAQALKQVWVVLLHAYPDLHVSVEDVIAEGDKVVFRNRVTGTHRGEFRGIAPTGRAVAYDEIFIFRFDGERIVEIWGVVDVLAQLRRLGVLPDGPA from the coding sequence ATGTCCACCGACCAGGCCGCCGCCAACAAGGCGCTCTTCGCCCGCTTCCACGACGCCATGAACTCCGGCGACGCGGAGGTCTTCGCCAAGGCCGTGGACCAACTCGTCGCACCCGACGTGCTGTTCCACTCCCCCACCCCGACCGGGACGACCGGCGCGCAGGCCCTGAAGCAGGTGTGGGTCGTACTGCTGCACGCGTACCCGGACCTGCACGTGTCCGTCGAGGACGTGATCGCCGAGGGCGACAAGGTCGTCTTCCGGAACCGGGTGACGGGCACGCACCGGGGCGAGTTCCGGGGGATCGCCCCCACCGGGAGGGCCGTCGCGTACGACGAGATCTTCATCTTCCGCTTCGACGGCGAGCGCATCGTGGAGATCTGGGGGGTCGTCGACGTCCTCGCGCAGCTGCGCCGGCTCGGCGTGCTGCCCGACGGTCCCGCCTGA
- a CDS encoding thymidine phosphorylase: MDVISVIRAKRDRGRLTDEQIDWVVDAYTRGEVADEQMSALAMAIFLNGMDRAEIARWTAAMINSGERMDFSVLARPAADKHSTGGVGDKITLPLAPLVAACGAAVPQLSGRGLGHTGGTLDKLESIPGWRADISNEEMMRTLEDVGAVICAPGSGLAPADKKLYALRDVTATVDCIPLIASSIMSKKIAEGTGSLVLDVKVGTGAFMQELDQARELARTMVGLGRDHGLPTVALVTDMNTPLGLTAGNALEVRESVEVLAGGGPADVVELTLALAREMLDAAGLKDADPAKALADGSAMDAWRRMIAAQGGDPDAALPVARETQVVTARESGVLTRLDALSVGLAAWRLGAGRARKEDPVQAAAGVELHAKPGDSVFAGQALMTLHTDTPERFAYALEALDGAYDVAPAGTVFTAGPIVLERIG, encoded by the coding sequence ATGGACGTCATCTCCGTCATCCGCGCCAAGCGGGACCGGGGCCGCCTCACCGACGAGCAGATCGACTGGGTCGTCGATGCGTACACGCGCGGCGAGGTCGCCGACGAGCAGATGTCGGCCCTCGCCATGGCGATCTTCCTCAACGGGATGGACCGCGCGGAGATCGCCCGCTGGACCGCCGCGATGATCAACTCCGGGGAGCGGATGGACTTCTCCGTCCTCGCCCGCCCCGCCGCCGACAAACACTCCACGGGCGGCGTCGGCGACAAGATCACGCTGCCGCTCGCCCCGCTGGTCGCGGCGTGCGGCGCGGCCGTGCCGCAGCTGTCCGGGCGCGGCCTCGGCCACACCGGCGGCACCCTCGACAAGCTGGAGTCGATCCCGGGCTGGCGCGCCGACATCTCGAACGAGGAGATGATGCGCACCCTGGAGGACGTCGGCGCGGTCATCTGCGCACCGGGCAGCGGCCTGGCCCCCGCCGACAAGAAGCTCTACGCCCTGCGGGACGTCACCGCGACCGTGGACTGCATTCCGCTCATCGCCTCCTCGATCATGTCGAAGAAGATCGCTGAGGGGACGGGCTCGCTGGTCCTGGACGTGAAGGTCGGCACCGGCGCCTTCATGCAGGAGCTCGACCAGGCCCGCGAACTCGCCCGCACGATGGTCGGGTTGGGCCGCGACCACGGCCTGCCGACCGTCGCGCTGGTGACGGACATGAACACCCCGCTCGGCCTGACCGCGGGCAACGCCCTCGAAGTCCGGGAATCCGTCGAGGTGTTGGCGGGCGGCGGCCCGGCCGACGTCGTCGAGCTGACCCTGGCCCTCGCCCGCGAAATGCTCGACGCGGCGGGCCTGAAGGACGCCGACCCGGCGAAGGCCCTGGCCGACGGCTCGGCGATGGACGCCTGGCGCCGGATGATCGCGGCGCAGGGCGGCGACCCGGACGCGGCGCTCCCCGTGGCCCGCGAGACGCAGGTGGTGACGGCGCGCGAGTCCGGCGTCCTCACCCGCCTCGACGCCCTCTCGGTGGGCCTCGCCGCCTGGCGGCTCGGCGCCGGGCGGGCCCGCAAGGAGGACCCGGTCCAGGCCGCCGCCGGTGTCGAACTCCACGCCAAGCCGGGCGACTCCGTCTTCGCGGGCCAGGCCCTCATGACCCTGCACACGGACACCCCGGAGCGCTTCGCGTACGCCCTGGAGGCGCTGGACGGCGCGTACGACGTGGCACCCGCCGGCACGGTGTTCACGGCGGGGCCGATCGTGCTGGAACGTATCGGCTGA